The following DNA comes from Oncorhynchus keta strain PuntledgeMale-10-30-2019 unplaced genomic scaffold, Oket_V2 Un_contig_20060_pilon_pilon, whole genome shotgun sequence.
aagctcaatattaggaaggtgttcctaatgtttggtgtaTTCAGTGTACACCAATACAGAAGGGAAAGAACATCCTCCCTCTATCACTCATCTACCTCCCTGTCCGCTCTCTGTCATCCCCACAGACCTTTGACCTACCTGGGCTTGAAGATCTTTGCTCGCTTCAGTGTGTGTGAGTTCCTGAGCTGCAGTGAGGCTACGCTACGCTGCTGGCTGCAGGTCATAGAGGCTAACTACCACGCCTCCAACTCCTACCACAACTCCACCCACGCCGCTGACGTCCCACACGCTACTGCCTACTTCCTACGCAAGGAGAAGGTCAAGGTATACCAAACACACAtaccagcatacacacacagtatcagTTTTCTTTGCTTGGCAGGAGGTGAATGTATGTCAGTGACCAGTGAGAGTTGGAATGGGGATGTTTTTATAGCTTCGGTCTTGTTCTCATATTTGACTCAGTCAATAAGTGTTTTGCCTTGAGGGCATTGAGATCCTCAt
Coding sequences within:
- the LOC127920608 gene encoding high affinity cAMP-specific and IBMX-insensitive 3',5'-cyclic phosphodiesterase 8B-like → MSQLAIPVTLNDIPPAIAEMLDDEDQWDFNILELEAATCMRPLTYLGLKIFARFSVCEFLSCSEATLRCWLQVIEANYHASNSYHNSTHAADVPHATAYFLRKEKVK